Proteins encoded in a region of the Pristis pectinata isolate sPriPec2 chromosome 16, sPriPec2.1.pri, whole genome shotgun sequence genome:
- the LOC127578701 gene encoding polycomb group protein ASXL1-like isoform X5 has product MKDKQQQQKKKKDRTWAEAARMVLENYSDAPMTPKQILHVIETEGLKEMRSGTSPLACLNAMLHTNSRADDGMFYRLPGRMGLYTLKKDALLWSKNMPIGDEGYDDGPDLESCDSNEASTTGEENDASPVSDESSSNASCSTEIQGKQVSPGKQNSHKATQQPVKQQPKKKIGVPVMMSKSIPRVVLTPLKVNGEHVESASVFAAKHTDGESSSASNGSSCTVTSGSTQYNRTEMNKLQCRPSLSRKPGQHFRALRRSSTAGQMKRNRGEEIDVETPGSILVNTNLRALINSRTFTSLPLHFQQQLLFLLPEVDRQVGTDGIMRLSSSALNNEFFTSAAQGWKERLAEGEFTPEMQLRLRQEMEKEKKVELWKENFFEDYYGQKLGLSKAESEQQTGVQVEIENEASSPVLAGPSKQPSPVKKQDERIRKCTRSSKVDLKCRVRRTLIAERKPELPEQNEKPVSCAVSSHDTRSQKQHNLEAKAFQTVSCADEDQLGLINNEASPGQPKEMLTNKSALKSKSMLLTERPAEIQSQERTKSDGHLELTDVQPAGISKDQVTCLTIKSAVLKSELEHNFGESKDQKRKSSEYSASTSGPEKKPRLEDHQSFRTAIDSFRTEKEHPTKEEPKVPPIRIQLSRIKPPWVVKGQPAYQICPRIITTVGTSSRERTGARTLADIKARAQQARAQREAAAAAAANVTVEGGGRGSGGNGPGSTDSPGQIDRKTKVPEQATGKHQYRAQLFQACATDDEPEKPSDGENSIKQGVIIEECLESNLIDTTPRKSVTADGIHHIDWEGDAGYNIISSNSPDLLDDVQDQVTVSEVSDTVVSDGQTNSDETRLVQDDAPPETLELPAERDGIFIESSKNVKCETVILSLAETDNPLLLPCSQTQKSDLNDKVTCTDEPLQKYVFSGTVIAETKNAAVINTMDAPVPEVNTAASDSLPSNGSESKTSTTDILSNQLSINFPENDSCEQEVNGCTIEEIGSPLIHKVTSPILQSHEEKENVCDELKLHNQPEASTLLEISNEPHVAEKQMTSVIVSICSNKDPSHSLAQKFSLESERLEKQLDCTVSVDAEKCVKDQLVIQEQALADGGHQSVEANIAVLEDTFDQLTSKRQKNCESDNENSLYYKPEISSPLSDESCVQPTNERISKDDRAPICSESGVIVESLDACKGSNNGDQHQPLHLSEENQLQKDERLTECQRQKPEILHNLNQNNSPLNPSVEGPKRVGNFNRPLSSVEVNNPLVTQLLQGSLPLEKVLPQYHSGTKLEITRLLVPPPVPPESPPAKQERNFSQSTVDHVAQTTDIKSIISGVHSGIKLADYHLHKILSGDFRDLSQKRLEQMKSTVLQSSKHYVQSQMVLDRDCKSLDGPVLQEQLNRTPILSKPIEESSLTTQKIVSATCNFEEGCKELMNISSGNTQSSNVQNPTVRSMPETLKQISSSTVSGYYIPNTPTFCKSLENQNTIFGSVIAKACSGMPGRQKVSHGYLHNTVVVQNDGSCRGTEVIKIQSKGSVFENVPAVTQTSPERNLIGTENVPNVRRDWLPKLHESFKVIKTENMPTCREINKNQDIIGIKDGAYIPFDSKDKLYVGPIKMDCNIGKVMKESGLQFQHSSEHSLVNSQLSIQQQLYGKLPKLSFSTTGFSHITNTSVSELSMGTFPVSLAGSMMSLSQKTNFGNHNSAVPTQTFAESSGVNEMTFKCSCRLKAMIMCKGCGAFCHDDCIGPSKLCVSCLVVR; this is encoded by the exons AAAGATGCATTATTATGGTCCAAGAACATGCCCATTGGTGATGAAGGTTATGATGATGGACCTGACTTGGAAAGTTGTGATTCTAATGAAGCCAGTACCACAGGCGAGGAAAATGATG CCTCACCAGTGTCTGATGAGAGTTCCTCCAATGCGTCATGTTCCACTGAGATTCAAGGAAAACAGGTGTCTCCTGGCAAGCAGAATAGCCATAAAGCAACCCAACAG CCTGTGAAGCAACAACCAAAAAAGAAGATTGGAGTTCCAGTAATGATGAGTAAATCTATTCCAAGAGTTGTACTGACACCATTGAAAGTTAATGGAGAACATGTGGAGTCTGCTTCAG TGTTTGCAGCCAAGCACACAGATGGTGAATCAAGCAGTGCATCTAATGGTAGTTCCTGCACAGTTACCTCGGGTAGCACTCAGTACAACAGAACAGAAATGAATAAACTTCAATGTAGGCCAAGCCTGAGCCGGAAGCCTGGACAACACTTCAGAGCCCTGAGGAGGTCAAGCACAG CAGGACAAATGAAGCGAAACAGAGGGGAAGAGATTGATGTTGAAACACCTGGATCAATTCTGGTTAATACAAACCTGCGTGCTTTGATCAACTCTCGGACTTTCACTTCTTTACCACTacacttccagcagcagctgctgTTTCTGCTGCCAGAGGTGGACAGGCAG GTTGGTACTGATGGTATAATGCGGCTCAGTAGCTCAGCCCTAAATAACGAGTTCTTCACCTCTGCAGCTCAAGGATGGAAAGAGCGCTTAGCAGAAG GTGAGTTTACACCTGAAATGCAACTTAGGCTACGCCAagaaatggagaaggaaaaaaaagttgagctgtggaaagagaacttcTTTGAAGATTACTATGGACAGAA ATTGGGCTTGTCTAAAGCAGAATCTGAGCAGCAGACAGGTGTACAAGTGGAAATAGAAAATGAAGCTAGCTCACCTGTATTAGCAGGACCATCTAAGCAACCTAGTCCAGTTAAAAAGCAGGATGAAAGAATAAGGAAATGCACTCGAAGTTCAAAGGTGGATCTCAAATGTAGAGTGAGGAGGACTCTTATTGCAGAAAGAAAGCCCGAACTTCCTGAACAAAATGAAAAACCAGTTTCGTGCGCTGTATCATCTCATGATACCAGAAGCCAGAAACAGCACAATCTTGAGGCCAAGGCATTTCAGACAGTTAGCTGTGCAGATGAAGATCAACTTGGTTTAATTAACAATGAAGCTAGTCCTGGACAACCAAAAGAGATGCTAACAAACAAATCTGCCTTAAAGTCCAAATCCATGTTGCTTACTGAGAGACCTGCTGAAATACAATCTCAAGAACGTACCAAATCTGATGGCCACTTAGAATTGACTGATGTTCAACCTGCTGGAATTTCCAAGGATCAGGTCACCTGCCTTACTATAAAGAGTGCTGTTTTGAAAAGTGAGTTGGAGCACAATTTCGGAGAGTCCAAAGATCAAAAAAGGAAGTCATCTGAGTACAGTGCCTCCACTTCTGGCCCCGAGAAGAAGCCGCGTCTTGAAGATCATCAGTCCTTTCGGACCGCAATTGATAGCTTTCGGACAGAAAAGGAACATCCTACAAAAGAAGAGCCAAAGGTGCCACCTATTAGG ATTCAACTCTCAAGAATCAAACCACCATGGGTTGTCAAAGGGCAGCCAGCCTATCAGATATGCCCCAGGATCATCACTACAGTTGGAACATCCAGTAGAGAGAGGACAGGTGCCAGAACGCTTGCAGATATCAAAGCCCGTGCTCAACAAGCCAGGGCACAAAGGGAGGCTGCAGCAGCTGCAGCTGCCAATGTTACAgtggaaggagggggaaggggtagtGGTGGTAATGGACCAGGGAGCACTGACTCCCCCGGACAGATCGACAGAAAGACTAAAGTACCAGAACAAGCTACGGGAAAACATCAGTATAGAGCACAACTATTCCAAGCCTGTGCAACAGATGATGAGCCCGAGAAACCCAGCGATGGAGAGAATAGTATTAAGCAAGGTGTTATAATCGAGGAATGTTTGGAAAGCAATCTTATTGACACAACGCCACGCAAGTCAGTGACAGCAGATGGTATCCATCACATTGATTGGGAAGGTGATGCTGGATACAATATAATTAGCAGTAATTCACCAGATTTATTAGATGATGTGCAAGACCAGGTTACAGTTTCTGAAGTGAGTGACACAGTTGTTTCTGATGGACAGACTAACAGTGATGAAACTAGGCTTGTTCAGGATGATGCACCCCCTGAAACATTGGAATTGCCTGCAGAGAGGGATGGTATTTTCATAGAAAGTAGCAAAAATGTTAAATGTGAAACTGTAATTCTTTCACTTGCTGAGACTGATAATCCCCTGCTGTTACCCTGTAGCCAAACCCAGAAATCTGATCTGAATGATAAAGTGACCTGTACTGATGAACCTTTACAAAAatatgttttctctggaacagtaaTTGCGGAAACCAAGAATGCTGCAGTAATTAACACAATGGACGCCCCTGTTCCAGAAGTGAACACTGCAGCCTCCGATTCATTACCAAGTAATGGCAGTGAAAGTAAAACAAGCACTACAGACATTTTGTCAAACCAACTATCAATTAACTTTCCAGAAAATGACTCCTGTGAGCAAGAGGTTAATGGATGTACCATAGAGGAAATTGGATCTCCGTTGATCCACAAAGTAACTTCTCCAATTTTGCAGTCACATGAagaaaaagagaatgtctgtgatgaaTTAAAATTACATAATCAGCCAGAAGCAAGCACACTGCTGGAGATATCAAATGAACCACATGTTGCAGAGAAACAAATGACATCTGTAATAGTGTCGATATGTTCTAATAAAGATCCCAGCCATTCATTAGCACAAAAGTTCTCTCTCGAGTCTGAGAGGCTTGAGAAGCAGCTTGACTGTACTGTTTCTGTTGATGCAGAAAAATGTGTGAAAGACCAACTTGTAATACAAGAGCAGGCATTGGCAGATGGTGGGCACCAGTCAGTAGAAGCTAACATTGCTGTGTTAGAGGACACCTTTGACCAGCTCACCAGCAAAAGGCAGAAAAACTGTGAAAGTGACAATGAAAATAGCTTGTATTATAAGCCTGAAATAAGTAGTCCACTGTCTGATGAAAGTTGTGTACAGCCCACAAATGAAAGAATATCAAAAGATGACAGAGCCCCTATTTGTTCTGAAAGTGGTGTAATTGTAGAAAGCCTTGATGCCTGCAAAGGGTCTAATAATGGTGATCAGCACCAACCGTTACATTTGTCAGAAGAAAATCAGCTGCAAAAGGATGAAAGACTGACTGAGTGCCAGAGACAAAAGCCTGAGATTTTGCATAATTTAAATCAGAACAACTCTCCACTAAATCCAAGTGTTGAAGGGCCAAAAAGGGTTGGTAATTTTAATCGGCCGCTGTCATCAGTTGAAGTCAATAACCCACTGGTAACGCAGTTGCTCCAGGGCAGTCTTCCTTTAGAGAAGGTTTTACCCCAATATCATTCTGGTACCAAACTGGAGATAACTAGACTGCTAGTGCCACCTCCAGTGCCTCCTGAGAGCCCACCAGCTAAGCAGGAAAGAAATTTCAGTCAGTCAACTGTTGATCATGTTGCACAAACAACTGATATCAAAAGTATAATCAGCGGAGTACATAGTGGAATTAAATTAGCTGATTATCATTTGCATAAAATATTGTCAGGTGATTTCCGAGACCTCTCTCAAAAGCGACTAGAGCAAATGAAATCGACTGTGTTGCAATCTAGTAAGCACTACGTCCAATCCCAGATGGTCTTGGACAGAGATTGTAAAAGTCTAGATGGTCCAGTTTTACAGGAACAGCTAAATAGAACACCAATTCTTTCTAAGCCTATTGAAGAATCTAGTCTGACAACACAAAAAATAGTGTCAGCTACTTGCAATTTTGAAGAAGGGTGCAAAGAATTAATGAACATCTCCTCTGGAAACACTCAAAGTAGCAATGTGCAAAATCCTACAGTAAGAAGCATGCCTGAAACATTAAAGCAAATTAGCAGCTCTACTGTGTCTGGTTATTACATTCCAAACACACCAACCTTTTGTAAAAGTCTGGAGAACCAGAACACTATTTTTGGTTCAGTAATAGCAAAGGCTTGCAGTGGGATGCCAGGAAGGCAGAAGGTTAGTCATGGTTATTTGCATAACACTGTGGTTgtgcaaaatgatggaagttgtAGAGGAACAGAAGTGATTAAGATTCAGTCAAAAGGTTCTGTTTTTGAGAATGTGCCAGCCGTTACCCAAACTTCACCAGAAAGGAATTTAATTGGAACGGAGAATGTGCCAAATGTAAGAAGGGATTGGCTTCCGAAACTGCACGAAAGCTTTAAAgtcatcaaaactgaaaatatgCCCACATGTAGGGAAATTAACAAGAATCAAGATATCATTGGTATAAAAGATGGTGCATACATTCCGTTTGATTCCAAAGACAAGCTATATGTTGGTCCAATAAAGATGGACTGCAATATTGGAAAGGTTATGAAAGAGTCTGGTCTACAATTTCAGCATTCATCAGAACATTCGCTCGTCAATTCCCAGCTCAGTATTCAGCAGCAGCTATATGGTAAACTTCCTAAACTTTCCTTCAGTACCACGGGATTTAGTCATATTACCAACACCTCAGTTTCAGAACTGTCCATGGGTACCTTTCCAGTGTCTCTTGCTGGAAGCATGATGTCACTGAGTCAGAAGACTAACTTTGGGAACCATAATTCTGCAGTTCCCACTCAGACGTTTGCTGAAAGCAGTGGTGTCAAcgaaatgacttttaaatgttcttgCAGGCTAAAGGCCATGATCATGTGCAAAGGATGTGGTGCATTTTGCCATGATGATTGTATAGGTCCATCTAAACTTTGTGTATCATGTCTTGTGGTGAGATAG